One window of Marinobacterium aestuarii genomic DNA carries:
- the ppa gene encoding inorganic diphosphatase — protein MSFAKVPAGKDLPNDLYVIIEIPAQSSPVKYEIDKDADAVFVDRFMAAPMFYPANYGYINNTLADDGDALDVLVLTPHPVITGSVIRCRPVGVLNMTDEAGEDAKLIAVPHEKLSQAYNDVKDVEDLPKLLLDQISHFFENYKTLEKGKWVKVEGWANADAARAAIVEAAAAYEAAK, from the coding sequence ATGAGCTTTGCTAAAGTGCCTGCCGGTAAAGACCTGCCGAACGATTTGTACGTGATCATCGAAATTCCGGCCCAGAGTTCCCCGGTGAAATACGAGATCGACAAGGACGCCGACGCTGTCTTCGTTGACCGTTTCATGGCTGCTCCCATGTTTTACCCGGCCAACTACGGCTACATCAACAACACCCTGGCCGATGACGGCGATGCGCTGGACGTGCTGGTTCTGACGCCGCACCCGGTCATCACGGGCTCCGTGATTCGCTGCCGTCCTGTCGGCGTGCTGAACATGACCGACGAAGCCGGCGAAGATGCCAAGCTGATCGCCGTGCCCCACGAAAAGCTGAGCCAGGCCTACAACGACGTCAAGGACGTTGAAGACCTGCCCAAGCTGCTGCTGGATCAGATCTCCCACTTCTTCGAGAACTACAAAACTCTCGAAAAAGGCAAGTGGGTCAAGGTTGAAGGCTGGGCGAATGCCGATGCCGCCCGCGCAGCCATCGTTGAGGCCGCCGCTGCCTACGAAGCTGCCAAGTAA